A window of the Parabacteroides merdae ATCC 43184 genome harbors these coding sequences:
- the wecB gene encoding non-hydrolyzing UDP-N-acetylglucosamine 2-epimerase: MKKVMLVFGTRPEAIKMAPLVKEFQKQPERVETVVCVTGQHREMLDQVLDIFDICPDYDLNIMKQGQDLYDVTSRVLTGMRDVLKEARPDVVLVHGDTTTSTAAALSAFYQQIPVAHIEAGLRTHNIYSPWPEEMNRLLTGRLATYHFSPTPLSRSNLMREGIDDRNVIVTGNTVIDALYWVVDKIKSDKALDCELVGILAKAGYDVSRLNGGKKLVLITGHRRENFGDGFIHMCTAIKDLTKKYPEVDFVYPMHLNPNVRKPIHDVFGEELSDFGNMFFIEPLEYLSFVYLMEKSTIVLTDSGGIQEEAPGLGKPVLVMRDTTERPEALDAGTVKLVGTDYNRIVNEVSVLIDDKVAYEKMSKAVNPYGDGLACGRIVNALLYRI, from the coding sequence ATGAAGAAAGTAATGTTGGTCTTCGGCACCCGTCCGGAGGCAATCAAGATGGCTCCGCTGGTGAAAGAATTCCAGAAACAGCCAGAACGGGTGGAAACTGTAGTATGTGTTACCGGACAACACCGGGAAATGCTGGACCAGGTATTGGATATATTCGATATTTGTCCAGATTATGACTTGAACATTATGAAGCAGGGACAAGACTTATATGACGTGACGTCCCGTGTATTGACAGGTATGCGTGATGTACTGAAAGAGGCAAGGCCGGATGTAGTGCTGGTGCACGGTGACACGACCACTTCTACTGCCGCTGCTCTGTCGGCCTTCTACCAACAGATTCCGGTAGCACACATAGAGGCAGGATTACGTACACATAACATCTATAGCCCATGGCCGGAGGAGATGAATCGACTTTTGACCGGACGACTGGCGACCTACCATTTCTCGCCTACGCCACTGAGTCGTAGCAATCTGATGCGGGAAGGTATTGACGATCGGAATGTCATCGTGACCGGGAATACGGTAATTGATGCGCTTTATTGGGTAGTGGATAAAATTAAGAGCGACAAGGCGTTGGATTGTGAATTGGTAGGGATACTGGCAAAAGCCGGATATGACGTGAGCCGTTTGAATGGTGGTAAGAAGCTGGTGCTGATTACGGGACATCGTCGTGAAAACTTCGGTGACGGATTCATCCATATGTGTACTGCTATCAAAGACTTGACAAAAAAATACCCGGAGGTGGACTTCGTTTATCCGATGCACTTGAATCCAAATGTGCGCAAACCGATACATGACGTATTTGGAGAGGAATTATCCGATTTTGGGAACATGTTCTTCATTGAACCTTTAGAATATCTGAGTTTTGTCTATTTAATGGAAAAATCCACTATAGTATTAACCGATAGCGGTGGCATACAAGAGGAAGCTCCAGGACTGGGTAAGCCGGTATTGGTGATGCGCGACACAACGGAACGTCCGGAAGCATTGGATGCAGGAACGGTAAAACTGGTAGGTACGGATTATAACAGAATAGTAAATGAAGTATCTGTTTTGATTGACGATAAAGTCGCCTATGAAAAAATGAGCAAGGCAGTGAACCCTTATGGAGACGGGCTTGCTTGTGGACGTATTGTGAACGCATTGCTGTACAGAATATAA
- a CDS encoding glycosyltransferase family 4 protein, translating into MKILIVSFYYSPELGAAPSRITNMAEGLKSQGAEVDVLTCLPNYPQGQIFEGYRGRLSKKEKINGINVYRYWTYATVSKNPFKRAVSMMSFATMLWLFAFKIKKIQGYDRVIIQSPPLPVAGSAITLFKKIFGRKTLVNISDLWPLSAVELGAMREGGKIYDIFAWIERYIYRNADGIFGQSEEIIRHVNQFPSTKNKFVYRNLQQYAVAAQPKRKHTPFRIVYAGLLGVAQDIYSIIENIPFQSIGAEFHLYGGGNQTEKIKEYINKHPGCFVYYHGYVKKKQIAEELSRYDASIVPLTVAIKGAVPSKIYDLIPIGIPILFCGGGEGAEIVSKYYFGMVSKPHDFKQLHNNIIELINLPDEEYSTISKNCLDMAKNEFDFNKQIYRCYDFIKSI; encoded by the coding sequence ATGAAGATTTTAATTGTGTCGTTCTACTATTCTCCCGAGCTTGGGGCTGCTCCTTCCCGTATAACCAATATGGCTGAAGGGCTGAAAAGTCAGGGAGCGGAAGTGGATGTGTTAACTTGTTTGCCGAATTACCCTCAAGGACAAATATTCGAGGGTTATAGAGGCCGTTTGTCAAAAAAAGAAAAGATTAATGGCATAAACGTGTATAGATATTGGACTTATGCAACCGTGTCCAAGAATCCTTTTAAGCGAGCGGTAAGTATGATGTCATTTGCGACCATGTTATGGTTGTTTGCTTTTAAGATAAAGAAGATCCAGGGTTACGATAGGGTGATCATCCAAAGCCCTCCACTACCAGTGGCTGGTTCGGCCATCACGCTTTTCAAAAAAATATTCGGGCGCAAGACTCTTGTGAACATATCCGATTTATGGCCACTTTCTGCTGTTGAGCTTGGAGCAATGCGTGAAGGTGGGAAGATATATGATATTTTCGCGTGGATTGAACGTTATATTTATCGCAATGCAGACGGTATTTTCGGTCAGTCTGAAGAGATAATCCGGCATGTGAATCAATTTCCTTCGACAAAAAACAAGTTTGTATACCGTAATTTGCAGCAATATGCGGTTGCTGCTCAACCCAAAAGGAAGCACACGCCCTTTCGCATTGTATATGCCGGACTATTAGGTGTGGCACAAGATATATATTCAATTATCGAGAATATTCCGTTTCAGTCTATTGGCGCTGAGTTCCACTTGTATGGTGGTGGAAATCAGACAGAAAAGATAAAAGAATATATAAATAAACATCCCGGTTGTTTCGTGTATTATCATGGATATGTAAAGAAAAAACAAATCGCCGAAGAGTTGTCAAGATACGATGCGTCAATTGTTCCACTTACCGTAGCAATCAAAGGAGCAGTGCCATCCAAAATATATGATCTCATACCTATTGGCATACCTATACTGTTTTGTGGAGGTGGAGAAGGGGCTGAGATCGTATCGAAATATTATTTTGGAATGGTTTCAAAGCCACATGATTTCAAACAATTACACAATAATATTATTGAGTTGATTAACCTTCCTGACGAAGAATACAGCACAATATCGAAGAACTGCCTGGATATGGCAAAAAATGAATTCGATTTTAACAAACAGATATATCGCTGTTACGATTTTATAAAATCAATCTGA
- a CDS encoding heparinase II/III family protein — MANNILIVNTIKHLRLKQIYYQLYYRLFSHKLMEYNVPRQSSLRMVSVIAKWYCYNVPKTFTFLNLIGDFKSWNDVSHGMLWAYNLNYMDWLLQPDMTFEQGSEWVERFITDLPTNRIGLDPYPIALRSINWIKFIGRHHKKVESNRLQRWNDSLYAQCKLLERKLEYQLLGNHLLEDAYALFIASIYFSDKKMYDKASCLLYKELDEQILPDGSHYEQSPMYHCILLDRLLDCYNASINRGHEKMCELLKLYVVRMLGHLESIVWKDDTIPLLNDSAYGIAPTVSELRAYAKRLKLEWTPLPMKECGYRKLCSTHLEAVVDVGNITATYQPGHSHADTFNYELRIDCRPFVVDTGISTYNKTARRQYERSTSAHNTVTVGNKDSSEVWGGFRMGKRAKVRVLSDTENEIMAEHDGFKGCIHQRKFTINDDVFTINDKIVGNNMTECISYIHFAPDIEVLAISSTEIRTNRANIAVSGANSIEIINDFVSVEYNRLEPSKTIKIVFCRNLTYQIFQA, encoded by the coding sequence ATGGCTAATAATATTCTTATTGTCAATACAATTAAACATCTTCGGTTAAAACAAATCTATTATCAATTATATTATAGACTATTTTCTCATAAGTTGATGGAATATAATGTTCCCCGGCAATCTTCATTGCGGATGGTCTCAGTTATCGCAAAGTGGTATTGTTACAATGTACCCAAGACATTTACATTCCTAAATCTTATAGGGGATTTTAAGTCATGGAATGATGTTAGTCATGGGATGCTTTGGGCATACAATCTGAATTATATGGATTGGTTGTTGCAACCTGACATGACTTTTGAACAAGGTTCAGAATGGGTTGAACGGTTTATAACTGATTTGCCAACAAACAGGATCGGTCTTGATCCTTATCCTATCGCACTGCGAAGCATCAACTGGATCAAGTTTATCGGCAGGCATCATAAAAAAGTGGAGAGCAATCGGTTGCAACGGTGGAACGATTCCCTTTATGCGCAATGTAAATTGCTCGAACGGAAACTGGAATACCAACTGCTTGGCAACCATCTTTTAGAAGATGCTTACGCTTTGTTTATCGCTTCAATTTATTTTTCCGATAAAAAAATGTATGACAAGGCATCCTGTCTGTTGTATAAAGAGCTTGATGAACAGATTTTGCCTGATGGCTCACATTACGAGCAATCACCGATGTATCACTGCATTTTGCTCGATAGGTTATTGGATTGCTATAATGCCTCGATTAATAGAGGTCATGAGAAAATGTGTGAGCTTTTGAAACTGTATGTGGTAAGGATGTTGGGGCATTTGGAGAGCATCGTGTGGAAAGACGATACGATTCCCTTACTTAATGATTCGGCATATGGGATAGCACCGACAGTTTCCGAATTGAGAGCATACGCCAAAAGATTGAAGTTGGAATGGACCCCTTTGCCTATGAAAGAATGTGGCTATAGGAAGCTTTGTTCAACACATTTGGAGGCAGTTGTGGATGTGGGTAATATTACTGCGACCTATCAGCCGGGGCATAGTCATGCCGATACGTTTAATTATGAATTGCGAATTGATTGCAGACCGTTTGTTGTTGATACAGGTATTTCTACCTACAACAAGACTGCAAGAAGGCAGTACGAACGAAGTACGTCAGCTCATAACACCGTAACTGTCGGCAACAAGGATTCTAGCGAGGTGTGGGGAGGTTTCCGTATGGGTAAAAGAGCTAAAGTAAGAGTACTATCCGATACCGAAAATGAAATTATGGCAGAGCACGATGGTTTTAAAGGATGTATACATCAACGGAAATTCACTATTAACGATGATGTGTTTACAATAAATGATAAGATTGTCGGCAATAATATGACAGAATGTATCAGCTATATTCATTTCGCACCCGATATTGAGGTCCTTGCCATATCGTCAACTGAAATAAGAACCAACAGGGCTAATATCGCTGTATCTGGTGCAAATTCCATAGAAATTATAAATGATTTTGTATCAGTAGAATACAATCGACTAGAACCTTCTAAGACGATAAAAATAGTATTTTGCAGAAATTTAACGTATCAAATATTTCAGGCATAA
- a CDS encoding glycosyltransferase family 4 protein, producing MKRKKLLVVGSIPDESNLLNYGGATVLMKNYLDYLASQSEYEYRFVQNNRYSNLRTRQRSMWRNYSYFFPAFLWRLFGCDIVMFNFSDHGTIYYFPLLSKIARLAHKKVVLRKFGGSFEFYIKKIGQTQLQRALDAIRQTDLIFFETQQGITHLQQLIGKSDNIHWFPNVRKASTIRKNPSDFHGRCVFMSHINKEKGIEDLIAVSKLLPSNYTLDIYGEIKEDKYRNINFNESGITYHGVVSSEQVLKTLVEYDLLLLPSYREGYPGIIIEAMSVGIPCVSTYAGGIPEIVEDGYNGRLVIPGDVDAIKQAILSINATNYSQYSGNALKKFEEEFESDKTNKRILEIIMH from the coding sequence ATGAAACGGAAAAAATTACTCGTTGTAGGCTCAATTCCCGATGAGAGCAACTTATTGAATTATGGAGGTGCGACGGTGTTGATGAAAAACTATCTTGACTATCTAGCCTCTCAGTCTGAATATGAATATAGGTTTGTACAAAACAACCGGTATTCAAATCTTCGCACTCGCCAGCGTAGTATGTGGCGCAATTATTCATACTTTTTCCCGGCATTTTTGTGGAGACTGTTTGGGTGCGATATTGTAATGTTCAATTTTTCTGATCATGGTACAATTTATTATTTCCCATTATTGAGCAAAATAGCTCGTTTGGCACACAAAAAAGTCGTACTACGTAAATTCGGAGGTTCATTTGAGTTCTACATAAAGAAAATTGGTCAAACCCAATTACAACGGGCACTTGATGCTATCAGACAAACAGACTTGATATTCTTTGAAACCCAACAGGGTATTACACACCTACAACAGTTAATAGGAAAGAGTGACAATATACATTGGTTCCCTAATGTGCGTAAAGCTTCAACAATACGAAAGAACCCCTCAGACTTTCATGGCAGATGTGTTTTCATGTCGCATATCAACAAAGAAAAAGGGATAGAAGATCTTATAGCGGTATCCAAACTGTTACCTTCGAATTATACCCTTGATATATATGGTGAGATAAAAGAGGATAAATATCGCAATATCAACTTCAACGAAAGCGGAATAACATACCATGGGGTTGTCTCTTCCGAACAGGTTTTAAAAACTTTAGTAGAATATGATTTACTGCTATTACCTTCTTATCGCGAGGGCTACCCGGGCATTATCATCGAAGCTATGTCTGTAGGCATTCCTTGCGTATCAACCTATGCAGGTGGAATACCTGAAATCGTAGAAGACGGTTACAATGGTCGTTTAGTAATTCCCGGTGATGTAGATGCGATAAAACAAGCTATCTTATCGATTAACGCAACAAACTATTCTCAATATTCAGGGAATGCCTTGAAGAAATTTGAAGAAGAGTTTGAATCTGATAAGACGAATAAACGCATACTTGAAATTATAATGCACTAA
- a CDS encoding glycosyltransferase, translating into MKILEIIPQLSSGGGERFVVDLCNELSKEHDVTLMVLHSLDKVDFYLKEVSNNVRVVSMNKRMGLDIGLLFRVYRYIRREKPDVVHTHLRAIMYIAFAIMRKNGVMHCHTVHSAADKEAGGSFISSGMRKFCFHHGWITPITISAESLHSFRKYYGMDAPMIFNGRNVDAGMLVSDEVKEQFKQYRHTNKTRVLISLARIDPVKRQTLLARVVMRLKREGYDLTVLFIGGERDAQMTAELRSYNDEAIQLLGELHNPLEYLKMGDAYALCSSYEGMPISLIEAIGVGCIPVCTPVGGIVDVVHNGENGFLSDGIGEESYYKTVKRFLFLTDVQLKDMKQKALATYGPFSMYECARNYVRLFEKGIKK; encoded by the coding sequence ATGAAAATCTTAGAAATAATTCCTCAACTTAGCAGTGGCGGCGGAGAGCGGTTTGTGGTTGACTTGTGCAATGAGTTGTCGAAAGAACATGATGTGACATTGATGGTTTTGCACTCACTTGACAAGGTGGATTTCTATTTGAAAGAGGTATCGAATAATGTAAGGGTGGTATCGATGAACAAACGGATGGGACTTGACATCGGTTTGTTATTTAGAGTATATAGATATATCCGTAGAGAAAAGCCTGATGTGGTGCACACGCATTTGCGTGCTATTATGTATATTGCTTTCGCAATCATGCGAAAGAATGGCGTTATGCACTGTCATACAGTGCATTCCGCTGCTGATAAAGAAGCCGGAGGCTCCTTTATCAGCAGCGGAATGCGGAAGTTCTGTTTTCATCATGGGTGGATTACACCCATTACCATTTCCGCCGAATCACTACATAGCTTCCGAAAATATTATGGAATGGATGCTCCTATGATTTTCAATGGGCGCAATGTGGATGCTGGTATGCTTGTTTCAGACGAGGTCAAGGAACAATTTAAACAGTATAGACATACAAATAAGACGCGAGTACTGATAAGTCTCGCACGTATTGACCCTGTGAAACGGCAAACTCTCTTGGCACGTGTGGTAATGCGGTTAAAACGGGAAGGATACGACCTCACTGTATTGTTTATCGGAGGTGAACGTGATGCACAGATGACCGCGGAATTGCGTTCGTACAACGATGAAGCAATACAATTACTTGGAGAACTGCACAATCCGCTTGAATACCTTAAAATGGGAGATGCTTATGCACTTTGTTCCTCGTATGAGGGGATGCCTATTTCGTTGATAGAGGCTATTGGTGTTGGCTGTATACCGGTATGCACACCTGTGGGCGGTATAGTAGATGTGGTACACAACGGTGAAAACGGTTTTCTGAGTGACGGTATCGGTGAAGAATCTTATTACAAAACGGTAAAGAGATTTCTATTCCTCACTGATGTACAGCTTAAAGACATGAAGCAAAAAGCTCTTGCCACTTATGGTCCATTCAGTATGTACGAATGTGCTCGCAACTACGTAAGACTTTTCGAGAAAGGAATAAAGAAATGA
- a CDS encoding EpsG family protein has protein sequence MKYHYEAVPVLFNILLFFLMLYPFPNVYRYGCEFRKRYTDILDYAVYGVLLILFCTFGYADNDFYHYEGLFKRICSTGLNVHLEPVYYWLIRNVTSNYLVWRFIVWSGTVILSLWTIKRLKLDVRIGLLIFVLFYINIISVMRGNLGIAILFFGFSFIIRPSHNRLLSFLFGCLLIFCSFFFHKSMLFSIAALSVTPFYLNRKTVKISLVIFPFLTVVTTLLLDYIIMNGLIGFDIADMNIGSSMTGYASGTMRQSNIFGKLNQMITYMPVYASLALMTKKIVFEEIDVPRYIKALFIYWYAITYIASLFFFQETSVWLFIRFIMMSYFPLCIVVGYYYSNFKMTREKRILMLLAILPICYKLFYAFYKRLVWEGYVFF, from the coding sequence ATGAAATATCATTACGAGGCAGTTCCGGTACTGTTCAATATACTTCTGTTTTTTCTTATGCTGTATCCGTTTCCGAATGTGTATAGATATGGCTGTGAATTTAGAAAACGATATACAGACATCTTGGATTATGCAGTATACGGTGTCCTGCTGATACTGTTTTGCACTTTCGGCTATGCGGACAACGATTTCTATCACTACGAGGGGCTTTTCAAACGTATCTGTTCAACCGGATTAAACGTGCATCTTGAACCCGTTTACTATTGGTTGATACGGAATGTCACTTCAAACTATCTGGTATGGCGGTTTATAGTGTGGAGCGGAACGGTGATTTTGTCGTTATGGACAATAAAACGGCTCAAACTTGATGTGAGGATAGGATTGCTGATATTTGTGCTGTTTTATATCAACATTATTTCAGTAATGCGCGGAAATTTGGGAATTGCCATACTGTTTTTTGGCTTTTCATTCATTATCAGGCCCTCTCATAATAGGTTATTGTCATTCCTATTCGGTTGTTTGTTGATTTTCTGTTCATTCTTCTTTCACAAAAGTATGTTGTTTTCGATTGCTGCACTTTCGGTAACACCTTTTTATCTGAATAGGAAAACGGTAAAAATCAGTCTTGTCATATTCCCTTTCCTGACCGTTGTGACTACTTTACTGCTGGATTATATTATTATGAACGGACTCATCGGTTTTGATATAGCAGACATGAATATAGGGAGCTCGATGACGGGATATGCGAGCGGCACAATGCGGCAGTCGAATATTTTTGGTAAACTGAACCAAATGATAACCTATATGCCGGTATACGCATCTTTGGCTCTTATGACTAAGAAGATAGTTTTTGAAGAAATTGATGTTCCACGGTATATAAAGGCATTGTTCATCTATTGGTATGCAATAACTTATATTGCCAGTCTGTTTTTCTTCCAAGAAACTTCGGTATGGCTCTTTATACGTTTCATAATGATGAGCTATTTTCCTCTTTGTATTGTTGTGGGTTATTATTATTCTAATTTCAAGATGACACGCGAGAAAAGAATCTTGATGCTTTTGGCAATCCTTCCTATCTGTTATAAACTTTTCTATGCCTTCTATAAGAGGTTGGTATGGGAAGGGTACGTCTTTTTCTGA
- a CDS encoding acyltransferase family protein: MERLKEIDIIRTFVIILLVLYHALAPYCGGWDMPSYAQPNEGFYWGGKLAYSGMLETFVLISGYVFAFSLQKKVISFRLLLAGKLKRLFVPCMCWGIIMTLIFFGPSKLLNLEHFWKIIGGYGHLWFLPMLFWCFLMEYGIQHCLKGRNLMLVLMIIAILPWPGIPFRFNQSLYYLLFFHLGGIFFRNRERLRTVNWSTICILSAVYMGLFIAVTLVLGMDGMRPELASDLKVKVLILFVHHTLKMVSYGLVTIIYVAVFIKLEDRCNGKLYTVCRSIAMNSMGIYVMQEIVLRLIYYRMGGGIFVYQRVNSVGRLRGHFHRLLCIKCDYSRMQIHQISVLV, encoded by the coding sequence ATGGAAAGACTTAAGGAAATAGATATTATCAGGACGTTCGTAATCATTCTGCTCGTGCTCTATCATGCTCTTGCGCCCTATTGCGGTGGTTGGGATATGCCTTCCTACGCCCAACCCAATGAAGGATTTTATTGGGGAGGAAAACTGGCATACAGTGGGATGCTGGAAACTTTTGTCCTGATTTCCGGGTATGTATTTGCCTTTTCGCTCCAAAAGAAAGTCATTTCTTTCCGATTATTACTAGCCGGTAAGCTGAAACGGCTGTTTGTACCGTGTATGTGTTGGGGCATTATCATGACATTGATATTCTTTGGTCCGTCAAAACTTCTTAATCTGGAACATTTTTGGAAAATTATTGGGGGATACGGACATCTTTGGTTTCTTCCGATGCTCTTTTGGTGCTTTTTAATGGAATATGGCATACAGCACTGTCTCAAGGGACGTAACTTGATGTTAGTACTCATGATTATTGCTATTCTGCCTTGGCCGGGAATTCCGTTCCGTTTTAATCAATCGCTTTATTATCTGCTTTTTTTCCATCTTGGTGGAATTTTCTTTAGAAATCGTGAGCGGCTGAGAACTGTCAATTGGTCAACAATATGCATTTTATCGGCTGTTTATATGGGGTTATTCATTGCGGTAACATTGGTTTTGGGAATGGACGGGATGCGTCCGGAACTGGCATCGGACTTGAAAGTAAAAGTTTTAATCCTGTTTGTCCACCATACTCTTAAAATGGTAAGCTATGGATTAGTCACAATTATCTATGTCGCTGTATTTATAAAACTGGAAGACAGATGCAATGGAAAACTATACACTGTATGCCGAAGTATCGCAATGAATTCGATGGGAATATATGTGATGCAAGAAATAGTTCTGAGACTTATCTATTATAGAATGGGGGGGGGTATTTTTGTATACCAAAGAGTTAACTCCGTTGGTCGCCTTCGTGGGCACTTTCATCGTCTGCTATGTATCAAGTGTGATTATAGCCGGATGCAAATACACCAAATTTCTGTGTTAGTATGA
- a CDS encoding glycosyltransferase family 2 protein, with amino-acid sequence MDNPKVSIIVPIYRVEEYIERCAESLFAQTFDDIEYIFVDDCSPDKSVEILQRTLEKYPHRKRLTRIERLSSNSGQAAVRRQGIQLASGDYTVHCDSDDWMDVHAIKELYTFALSGHYDMVFYDFYRSDGVSTYASAPRKVSTNNKDFLMSSLLCGRLMGSLCGALIKRSLYDGITFPRQNMNEDLATIIQLVWNSRNVGYLMKPFYYYFFNPASITSYGSAEIQINKLNQRKENLDLIFTFLRSKGIYEKYTDEINALKVGSRMYLDRYMLMPRIRRIWHNTYPEINSITVIRHSKMRTLSKIEYFGSLLGVYPIFKYLKNIWKDLRK; translated from the coding sequence ATGGATAATCCGAAAGTATCAATCATTGTACCGATTTATAGAGTAGAGGAATATATTGAGCGGTGCGCTGAATCGTTGTTCGCCCAAACGTTTGATGACATTGAATACATCTTTGTGGATGATTGTTCTCCAGACAAGTCGGTGGAGATCTTGCAGAGAACTCTGGAAAAATATCCGCATCGAAAGAGGCTGACACGAATTGAGAGGTTGTCGTCGAACAGCGGGCAGGCCGCTGTTCGACGACAAGGGATTCAATTGGCCTCTGGTGATTACACGGTTCATTGCGATAGCGATGACTGGATGGATGTGCATGCCATAAAGGAACTATATACTTTTGCCCTATCCGGCCATTACGATATGGTCTTTTATGATTTCTATCGTAGTGATGGTGTTTCTACATATGCTTCCGCCCCGCGCAAGGTTTCTACCAATAATAAAGACTTCCTGATGTCATCATTGCTTTGCGGGCGGTTGATGGGGAGCTTGTGCGGCGCTTTGATCAAACGTAGTCTTTACGATGGGATAACATTTCCAAGGCAAAATATGAACGAGGATCTGGCGACGATAATCCAATTGGTTTGGAATAGCCGGAATGTAGGATACTTGATGAAACCATTTTATTACTATTTTTTTAATCCTGCGTCAATTACAAGTTATGGCAGTGCTGAGATCCAGATTAATAAACTCAATCAGCGTAAGGAGAATCTTGATCTGATTTTCACCTTTCTTCGCTCCAAAGGTATTTATGAAAAGTATACAGACGAGATAAATGCGCTGAAAGTTGGTTCAAGAATGTATCTTGATAGATATATGCTGATGCCGCGAATCCGTCGGATTTGGCACAATACATATCCGGAAATCAACAGTATTACAGTCATTCGTCACAGCAAGATGCGTACTCTCAGTAAAATCGAGTATTTCGGTTCTTTGCTTGGTGTATATCCCATATTCAAATACCTTAAAAATATATGGAAAGACTTAAGGAAATAG
- a CDS encoding acyltransferase family protein produces MPFYIGQGLFSLPFYAVGKWMNDKGLTQAEGAIKKATVIAIAGYIIAFCRLAHYQFDISQLKFSSFPFIFYAGAFCAIYLLLNFKPFNKITTTNRILASLGANSLTIMAIHAPFLWLFRDFIRTNSSFYNTKLGGGNFKLNHFCYLHNIELFNCPWNRTIKKTDS; encoded by the coding sequence TTGCCGTTTTATATCGGGCAGGGGCTGTTCTCTTTGCCATTCTATGCTGTCGGCAAATGGATGAACGACAAAGGGCTGACACAAGCAGAGGGGGCAATTAAAAAAGCAACCGTTATTGCTATAGCCGGATATATCATAGCGTTCTGCCGTTTGGCACATTATCAATTTGATATTTCGCAACTGAAATTTTCCAGTTTCCCGTTTATATTCTATGCCGGAGCTTTCTGTGCCATATATCTTTTGTTGAATTTCAAGCCTTTCAACAAGATAACAACTACAAACAGAATATTGGCATCTTTGGGAGCTAATTCACTCACGATAATGGCTATACACGCTCCTTTTCTGTGGTTGTTCAGGGATTTTATCAGAACAAACAGTAGCTTTTATAACACAAAACTGGGGGGGGGTAATTTCAAACTTAATCACTTTTGTTATCTTCATAACATTGAGTTATTTAATTGCCCTTGGAATAGAACAATTAAAAAAACTGACAGCTAA
- a CDS encoding acyltransferase family protein, giving the protein MERDIRIDILKGIGIILVVWGHATAILIKEICIFHMPLFFFLAGMFYHPKQGFIQSRAKRLLIPFGEYSLIFAVFYFSMGLQGIPLDKLSIHHIAAFDGPLWFLVALFYICVIYYFWDKTVKEKTLFLSFLL; this is encoded by the coding sequence ATGGAAAGGGACATTCGTATAGACATACTTAAAGGCATCGGCATAATCCTTGTCGTTTGGGGACATGCCACCGCAATCCTTATAAAGGAAATTTGTATTTTCCATATGCCTTTGTTTTTCTTTTTGGCCGGTATGTTTTATCATCCCAAACAAGGATTTATTCAATCAAGAGCAAAACGGTTGCTTATTCCCTTTGGGGAATATTCTCTGATATTCGCTGTATTTTATTTTAGCATGGGGTTGCAGGGAATACCGCTTGATAAACTGAGCATCCATCATATCGCCGCATTTGATGGTCCGTTGTGGTTCTTGGTCGCTCTTTTTTATATATGTGTCATATATTATTTTTGGGACAAAACCGTTAAGGAAAAAACGTTATTCTTATCGTTTCTTTTGTAA